The proteins below come from a single Zea mays cultivar B73 chromosome 8, Zm-B73-REFERENCE-NAM-5.0, whole genome shotgun sequence genomic window:
- the LOC100276677 gene encoding uncharacterized protein LOC100276677: MAQLLHLPDLAAARPPARRRRGVAVAVAGGRVKQGEAGRVIRVADPVREGRMPPPLLAAPATPSESPPVAGRRGDEDDEVRQRYYLNMGYAIRTLREELPDVLYKEPSFDIYRDDIVFTDPLNTFKGLENYKTIFWALRFTGRIFFKALWVDIVSIWQPAENIIMIRWIAHGIPRVPWDGHGRFDGASVYKLDKDGKIYEHKVHNVAMNPPTKFKVLPVHELIRSLGCPSTAKPTYFEASSQYLCAGPSYLRLAWIRCYISLCRMLSLANLGEG; the protein is encoded by the exons ATGGCTCAGCTGCTGCACCTGCCGGACCTCGCGGCggcgcggccgccggcgcggaggAGGAGGGgtgtggcggtggcggtggcggggGGGCGCGTCAAGCAGGGGGAGGCGGGGCGGGTGATCAGGGTCGCCGACCCCGTGCGGGAGGGCCGGATGCCGCCTCCTCTTCTTGCCGCGCCGGCCACGCCGTCGGAGTCTCCGCCGGTCGCGGGgaggcgcggggacgaggacgacgagGTGAGGCAGAGGTACTACCTCAACATGGGGTACGCGATCCGGACGCTCAGGGAGGAGCTCCCCGATGTGCTCTACAAGGAGCCCAGCTTTGACATCTACAG AGATGACATTGTCTTCACAGACCCTTTGAATACATTCAAGGGCCTGGAAAATTACAAGACGATATTCTGGGCGCTTCGTTTTACTGGCCGGATCTTCTTCAAGGCATTGTGGGTTGATATAGTTAGTATATGGCAGCCTGCTGAGAACATTATCATGATTCGCTGGATCGCCCACGGCATTCCTCGAGTACCTTGGGATGGGCATGGCCGCTTCGATGGTGCTTCTGTGTATAAACTCGACAAGGATGGTAAGATCTACGAGCATAAGGTCCACAATGTTGCTATGAATCCACCAACGAAGTTCAAGGTCCTACCAGTCCATGAGCTAATCAGATCACTTGGTTGCCCCTCTACTGCAAAACCAACTTATTTTGAAGCTTCATCACAATATCTGTGCGCTGGGCCATCTTATTTGAGATTAGCTTGGATAAGATGCTACATCTCATTGTGCCGCATGCTTTCGCTCGCAAATCTGGGAGAAGGATAG
- the LOC111589943 gene encoding uncharacterized protein, translated as MPNSIDDRVDMELERESMGTATQFEQAIVETTGDRSQTIRGKSSGTEGQGDANFVDLANETEKKEARKEIVPRSSMWDHFIKIKDEKGRLKSAKCKYCQRILKADSNQHGTSSLNKHFNVCKRNPNKFDKDPKQGTLQATGGELVWSAIKTCIRELFKEYRNIYAPIEESTDETDSTQAKGAPGGKLKQVIAKKMKLTNSSNNTTKSELDKYLSEDCEDTEKKIDVLIWWKDNAHRLPVLAHMAQDILAIPISTVASESVFSTSGRILDDFRTSLTPFMLEALVCTQDWLRRSTPINIQENIEELTIIEKELIEEFGNGGKGKRTEATSTSKSPATHEMAG; from the exons ATGCCTAATAGTATCGATGATAGAGTAGACATGGAATTGGAAAGAGAATCTATGGGTACTGCTACTCAATTTGAGCAAGCAATTGTGGAAACAACAGGTGATCGGTCACAAACTATACGAGGTAAATCTAGTGGAACTGAAGGCCAAGGGGATGCTAATTTTGTAGACCTTGCGAATGAAACTGAGAAAAAGGAGGCAAGGAAGGAGATTGTGCCAAGGTCAAGTATGTGGGATCATTTCATTAAGATCAAAGATGAGAAGGGTAGGCTAAAGTCTGCTAAGTGCAAATATTGTCAGCGTATCCTTAAGGCTGATTCCAATCAGCATGGTACATCTtcattaaataaacattttaatgtCTGCAAGCGCAACCCCAATAAATTTGATAAAGACCCAAAGCAAGGTACTTTGCAAGCAACCGGAGGGGAACTAGTATGGTCTGCTATTAAGACATGTATCCGAGAACTGTTTAAAGAATATAGAAATATTTATGCACCAATTGAAGAATCAACAGATGAAACAGATTCAACTCAAGCAAAAGGTGCTCCAGGAGGGAAGCTTAAACAAGTTATTGCCAAGAAAATGAAGCTGACTAATAGTAGTAACAACACTACCAAATCAGAACTTGACAAATATCTATCTGAAGATTGTGAAGACACAGAAAAAAAGATCGATGTTCTCATTTGGTGGAAGGACAATGCACATAGATTGCCGGTTTTGGCTCACATGGCCCAAGATATCCTTGCTATACCAATATCAACAGTAGCTTCAGAGTCCGTTTTCAGCACAAGTGGGCGTATCTTGGATGATTTCCGTACTTCCCTTACTCCTTTCATGTTGGAGGCCCTTGTATGTACCCAAGATTGGCTAAGAAGGTCTACTCCCATTAACATACAAGAGAATATCGAGGAATTGACTATTATAGAAAAAG AgctaattgaagaatttggtaaTGGTGGCAAAGGAAAAAGAACCGAGGCTACTTCCACTTCCAAGTCTCCAGCAACACATGA AATGGCAGGATAA